One Vicia villosa cultivar HV-30 ecotype Madison, WI linkage group LG5, Vvil1.0, whole genome shotgun sequence genomic window, gcttagtactgatattaggatgtttagtaggcaaaaaaatggatttggtttaggtttttgggtctgccattggaggttgcagagaagctctgcgtgggggtgtttcggaagttcatttccgaaaacacctccatcccagttttcggaaatgaacttccgaactgtaccagaagttcatttttttttgttttttcatttgtctcacatattaatcgatttcgattgtttacaggatcatgtcagaccagccaacacgcatcagacaggggagagagtcccagactgcgtcggctagacgcgagcgggcggcggcgcatctggcgtcgacccagggacgggggcagggacggggacgccgtgtccgcgttccacaggacttggtggagagttcatctgcttcatgctctaggagtaggctggctcgggtatcttcttcccgccagcgagaggaggaggatgaggatgaggaggaggaggaggaggaggtcataccggatgttgaccctccagtcggggaggaggaggagcaggaggagcaggaggtggatagctttccgggagggccttttgacacttccctgctgattcactaccaggatcacgtcgctcggcggatctgggagggagaggtattttttttaacttagccgtttattagtcaccattttttataattttaccgtttatttctcgcttatttgttttttttttaacaagagagagagccattgaaaatggtgaaccactccaggaagattttcggtctgtttaaaccagcagctcagtggtttaacgaccacgtgcgaggttcagggcttagcgggctctgcatgaccgggtacaccaccatcagcaccggcatgcagggggcatttgtggagcgctggcacaaggagacgtcatctttccacctgccggttggggagatgacgatcaccttgcacgacgtgcagtgtcttctccacctgccgattagggggccgctgttggaccactcccggatccagagggtcgaggccatcgagtggatgacgctctatctgggcatggaggaggaggttgctcactttgagtgcgccacgacatctgggcctcatatccggttcaccacactgaagacttattttgagcaccatctggacgcggctgccgaggccgAGGCTGCGGGTGACGAGCtgttcacacagtatcaccgcggctgcgctcttcggtgctggtacatgcatgtggtaggcgctgcatgctttgtggacaagagcgccaggtacgtcgacgtgacctacctccgctatttcatggacctggataccgttcactagtggaactggggggcagctactctggcatatctctaccagaagctgaatgaggcctccaactagaggacgaggcagctggtcggatcctgcactctgcttacggtacgtttgattttaacacattctcgtatttatttatttatttatgtttcgtatttatttttaatacattatcgtatttgtgtttcagagctggatcatctcctacttctcccgcatccacggcttccacatcgatcctgcgtacgttgacgccatgcccagggccgccagatacaccctccagagggggaacgatgcggtgggaccataccgcctgtacctggaccgcacgatgcacgacgacgtcacctggaggccgttcgccgactatgctcaggttgtccccttcgacggggttgctctatattcaggctggttggcatgcgggaccggcatcatggtccggtatctcccggagcggtgcatgcggcagtttgggttcgtgcagatcatacccaggtcacccttcgaggctgctcctgacacagtgaccagagtgcagctcactgccatatgggaggagtggcagcatcatgtggtaccggaggagtaccgtcgcatgcgggtcacccaggactggcacagtgtggaggggtacgtcacatggttctaccgggtgtcccatcctctcttgagacccgacgttcccggcgctcctaggccagcacacgaggagatcctggagaaccggcaggcggaggatgaccacgccattgatctccttccgatctgccagcggatagagatgcttgggcgggacgcgttggatcgaggtgtcattcatcagggcggaccagaggcagtcgccgtgatggagatcatcgtcactgatgcgggccgtgcggcggggtacaggcggcagaggagggcccagggtgagcgggttaggcacacccagtagtggtgcggtttattcattttttgattttggattgtatatttagcacactatttttatttatttcggtttgtatataatattttcatattagtatttttttttgtttatttatcatattagtgttttcagtctatctattgtttattttatttgccggtaacgtttaattaaaatgcggttgcgtttaagaaaaaacataaaaaaaaacacagtttctgcataattcggaaatgaacttccgaattcaccccccatgaggtgctttcggatgttcatctccgaacgcaccccccatgaggtgttttcggagatgaacttccgaatcaaggaaatttttttaaaaaaaaagcgcttcggaagttcatttccgaagcaggggtagtttgggaatttcgctgggggtgaccccccatagggaggtgggtaaagaaattttcttaaattatattgtttatttgatttattattaatttttggatCAAtacaaatctattgattatgttttatgtgcaattaaattgatatttggtattaaaaaataaatgcaaTATCTTTTGTTATCTATTTTGTTGATATTGGCATTTGAGAGAGTGGATGTGTTGTTTTTGCTCAAATTTTCTTAAAGCAAGTTCTTAATAGCGCTTTTTTATAAAGGGCTATTGTAGGCCTATCATTAAATTACTAGGATATTATAAAGGGCTATTATACCGCTTTTTGATAAAATGCTACTAAAGGAGTAGGTTTTAATAGCTCATAAAAACACTATTGTATGAATGCAACTACAATAACAGAGGCTTTAACAGGCCCAAAAAACACTATTAATTATCTTTTTTGGTGTAATGAATTAAATAAGATATGATGAGATTATCATTTAAACACACCATATTCAAACAAATGACAAATTGATTTGAATCATCAGTTTTACCGTTTATTAGTGGGTTCAACTAAAACAATAGTAAAATTGTATataaatttacccgatataaaaatcaactacctaactaataatACAACATACCACCAAACACCCTAATTTAcccttaatgaaaaaaataattactcTTACAAAAGCCCTTTATTATAATTTGCTAAATCAAAGTTTTACTCCTACCAATCACATTTCTCTATTCCTCCAAGTGGCACTGTCCTTGAATTTTCTTTATTAGAGGCTTATTAATATCCATTGAATTTCACACTTTTGTCTTTAAACCAGGCAAAAAATTTCCTCCATTCATTTTGAATATTGAAAACTATGTACTTGtgtctctcttcctctcttctcgtCTGTCTCTTTCCCTCCCTCAACCCTAGCCAAAACTACGACGGTTGCAAGAACCGACCTCCACCAGCCGCCacgttcatatatatatatatatatatatatatatatatatatatatatatatatatatatatatatatattttaattcacGCGGCTATGCTTTCATCTTTTTAAGAATCGTAAACTCGCTTCCTTTTTCCATCCAAACTGAAAGAATATTCTATTTTCCTAAAATTGCAAAACATTCTTGGTCTATCGAATCTCAAAATTGCAGAATGCATCTTCTAGCACATCTCATGTACAACGAAACTTAGTGAATGTATGTTTTACTCTCGTTTTTATGTTTTGTATTTCTCTGAAGATTTTGTTTCGATTCGGGGATTTAGGGTTTATTCATTTTAATGCCCATGAAATCATTTATTGATTATGTGTATTTTGATTTTGAGATTTaggtttttttccttttattttcaaACTATTGATACTTCATAGGCCTGGTTCTGATTTTTTGAGAGTAAGAGTAAGAGGGTTTCATTAAAGAAGAAGGTTTTGATTTGCAGAGAGTAAGAGTAAGAGAGTTCTGATTTTCAGTTGATAGTTCATATAGGACCTTTATAAGTATTTGGTAAATTTTATTGAAGCCTCTAATATCATACTTAAGTTCCTTGATGTTTGAGATTCATTGGGTACTCATTGTGTTGATGTAGAAAAAATAGTGATGAAGGCAGGACTTGATAGATTTCTTGTGTTGCTTTTAAATAAAATTGGTAACTTCCTTGATCACCTTTTTCTCCCCTTTatccttttataattttttgtctAAATTGATACTCATTTGTGCTTTTCATTTAGATATTGTTCCTCGAGAATTTGTCGAGAAGTGGCTCAAGTACTTTCGAGAAGAATTACCTATCGTCGCTTTCAAGTGCAATAAATAACAACAATGATCAAACCTaggatgaaaatattttaaaaaatcaagcCAAGTAATGCTTTTCAATTGAATGGTTTCTTGGAGCTGAGACACTGCTCAAACTATTGAACAATTATTCAAGAAGCTAAGAGGTAACAAAAGATTTTTATGGCTAATGTTAAAAGATAACCTACTACCGATTTAAGTTCATTCATACATGAAGGCTGCTTACATTTCTCTCTATTTTGTGTTATTGTCTTTGGTATCACActcattattaattatataataaactgAAGAAAAGAGTTTGTGTACCGCTATCTTCATTAAAAGGTCCTAGCCGCCATTATAACTCGCAAATTCTATCCTTTTGGGTCTATTAGTTGGATGTGTGAGTGTTGGTTCATTAGAAAATAAGTGATATAAGAAGAACTCTAGATATCTGCAAACCTGAAAGTTGAGGGAGTTGTGATCCATCTGAATTAATTGATATTCATTTCGCAAATGTGTCCATGACGATTTGTATTGAATAGGTTCACGTTTGCTTTTAATTCGAGATTCGACTCATGTGTCATAAGATACTGTTATCCATGGGTTGTTTTAACCTTTTGGTCCTCTATTTTATGGTCACAATCACATTTTCTTATGCATTTTTTTGGTGATCATGCATTCTCAGTTTCTTGTAGTCACTACTTTATTTTTACAACATATAAAGTTGCATCTCCCTGTCTTTATGTTTGCTTCCAGTGATTCATGATTGCTTTTTGATAGACTGGCTAGAATGTTCTTAATTAACAGTAAGCAAAATAGTAATGACTACCCCTTGACAAAATCAAGTATGATTAACAATATTTTTCACACATTCTTGTGCCTATCTTTGAACCAAGCTGATCTAAGATACTGAATTTTATTactgaaactcactatttttacgtgtcactatcaccataatatatttcttatgtgaattttatcactgaaactcactactttcacgggtcactatcaccataatacCCTTTTGCCTATTgcatttccatttttttaaatagctactatatatagcttcattacatctatattatgttttatgaattttaatttaatatttttcattcGAGTTTTTAAGCTTATTTTTATgcgtttgtaatacattattcatcttaagatttaaattacccgtgcggacgcacgggtcttctactagttgtATATTAACTTACCTAATATGAAACTTTAAAAATATACAATTTCAGATcctaaaataacttaaaacaaaCTTGTACAATACTATTAGTTTCCTTCCTAAAGATAATCTGTTTAAAAGAGAAGTGATTATAGATTTAAATGAAATCTCTTTTCTTTTATGTGAAGATATTTTATGTGAAAATACGATTGAGTCACTGTCTCATTATTCATCTCATCTCTTTGTAAAAATGTACACGGTAATAAAGCTTTTATTATATGAAAAAAGCTAACATGTATTTTTTGGgcataattaataaattttttataaaaatatttttttgaaccaCGTGCATTCAATATGTCGAAAATTAAAAAGTTTTGAGTTACATAAAACAGCGAAGCTCCGGTGCGCCTCCGTCTGATGGCATTACTGTAGGTTTCCAGGAGGGTTCTGAGGGGGCTCTTGTTAGGGTTAACTTCTCCTCTCTATATCTCCAGATGCAGGAGGGTGGCTGGACTAGGGTGACTTATCGCAAGAGTTCTTTGCTGCAATGGGATATCTTCCCTTTTGGTGGCAGAAACCAGAATCCCTCTACTCTGAGGAAGGAGATCACTTCAATGTTTGTTTCTGAGTTTCCTGAGGAGTCTTCTGCTAAAGACTTGTTTGATTTGTTCGGGTGTATTGGCAGCATGGTGGAGGTCGCAATTTCTCCGCGTAGGAACAGAGTCAGTAAAAGGTTTGGGTTCGCTCGGTTTGTGGAGGTGAGTGACGAGCGATTGTTAGCAGTGCGACTGGACAACATTATTATAGCTGGTAAGAAGATTCGTGTTAATTTACCTAGATTTCAGTGGGGTGTCTTTGGGGGTGCTGGTAGGTTTGGAGGGTCTGTGAATTCTAGAGAGAAGAATTGGGGGGCTCCTAAGGGTGAGGAACAGTTGTGGTATGAGTCTAGAAGGAATGGTAAATCGTATGCAGCGGCGGTGGGTTCCGGTTTAGAGGTGTATGGAAAGAAGGGGGAGACTATCTATTCATTGAGCTTAAATTCGTGCGAAGAGCGGAGGAAGAGATTTGCTAAAGCTTTTGTTGGCAAAGTTTGTATTCCAGACTCGGCGTTTAATATTCAAACTCACCTAGAAATGGAGGGGGTTTTTGCGATAAGAGTTTCACCATTGGGAGGTAACTTGTGTTTGCTCGAGGAAAATGAGGAGGGTTTTATAGAGGATTTGATTAACGAATGCGAAGGTTGGTGGCGAAGTTGGTTTTCGGAgattaagaagtgggaggagggGATGGTGGAAGATAGTAGAGATATGTGGATTAGAATTTACGGTATTCCGGCGCTCGTGTGGCATTCTGATTTTTTCGTGGCTTTAGCAGAATTGTGGGGGAGATTTATTTGTATCGATGAGAATACGTCAAAAGGAGCAGCGTTTGCTATGGCAAGGATGATGGTGAATGTCCCAATCTCATTCAAATTACCCGATAGTGTTACTGTGAACATAGATGGGAAATCTTTTGCGATTTTCCTTAGGGAAGATGCTATGGGGCAGATTCTGTTTAGTTCTAATAAGCAAACGGTAGCCTCATCCAGTAGCGAATTCTCTGGATCAAAAGGAGGTTGGTGTGAAGATTTCGCCGGCACTGAATGTTCGGAGGAATCCATTGAACAGTTCTCGAGTAAGGATATAACGGAAGCTGCTCTAGTTAATAGCAAGGTTGTTGGGTTTGTGCATAATGGTGTGAAATCGAAATGAGCTTCTTTCTCGGCTCCTAAAGATGTCACTGTGGCAGCATAGGCGGACGGAGAGGAAGTGGAGAGCTCGTCGGTTGGGAACGGTTTGTTCGAAAACTCTTTATCCATGCTACGTAATGGTACTGTTTCCGGTAAAACAGGTTCACTGTTGGCTGT contains:
- the LOC131604513 gene encoding uncharacterized protein LOC131604513, with product MYTRSSGAPPSDGITVGFQEGSEGALVRVNFSSLYLQMQEGGWTRVTYRKSSLLQWDIFPFGGRNQNPSTLRKEITSMFVSEFPEESSAKDLFDLFGCIGSMVEVAISPRRNRVSKRFGFARFVEVSDERLLAVRLDNIIIAGKKIRVNLPRFQWGVFGGAGRFGGSVNSREKNWGAPKGEEQLWYESRRNGKSYAAAVGSGLEVYGKKGETIYSLSLNSCEERRKRFAKAFVGKVCIPDSAFNIQTHLEMEGVFAIRVSPLGGNLCLLEENEEGFIEDLINECEGWWRSWFSEIKKWEEGMVEDSRDMWIRIYGIPALVWHSDFFVALAELWGRFICIDENTSKGAAFAMARMMVNVPISFKLPDSVTVNIDGKSFAIFLREDAMGQILFSSNKQTVASSSSEFSGSKGGWCEDFAGTECSEESIEQFSSKDITEAALVNSKVVGFVHNGVKSK